In Rhodamnia argentea isolate NSW1041297 chromosome 5, ASM2092103v1, whole genome shotgun sequence, the DNA window CCTGTTTCAATCAACCCGGTCTCGGCTTTGccttgaaaccatgctcactcccAATGTCAAGCAACTAACGACGACTTCGGGTGGCATCTTAACAGATCCCAAATTTTGAAACTCGAGTGAAAGTTGATAATTTATATAAGACGGAGACAAGTTTGGGCCAAATTGTGACTCGACCTCAAGTAGATGCTTTGTTAGGGAATCAAGCGAATCTTCTACATTAGAAAAATATCCCTTTCCCTCATAGTGGAATTGGAACCACATGATTCAAAGGAGACGCTCGTGTAAGTCAAGAAATGACTTAAATTAGTTCAACGAGCCTATCAAGTTCATGTGCTTAGAAAACAAACAGCTAAAATCTTGAGAATGCTCGAGCAAAAATGTTCTCTTACAGAGTCTCTCAGACTCTTAGGTTATTTTCTGAACATAGATTCTCAATTCTCAAGCTCTGTAGCAAACATCGTTAGCACCATCACACGGGCACCTCTTGTATTCAATCTCCGAAaccatgtgatttttttttttttttttcatcttcagcAACTTCCCCCACACTCACAAAGAAACTCTCTCCCATCAGCCAACAAAATTCATTCACAGTTTGCAAATGCAGCCCCAACTGAACCTACAAAATACAGTCAGACTGAAGACAACAGAAACTTTCGAAAACAGAACGGGATAAATGTACAATGTATTGAAAGTCCTCAAATTTGTAGTGAAATTGCAATTGAGACATAAAACTTTCAGAAAAtgcaaatcaaatcataaaacttgcaaCGAAAGTGCAAAAACTTCaagaaaatgcaatcgagtcctaaaattttcaaaaagtgcaatcaaatccgaAGACtttaaaaattacaatcaagtctcacaacttgtcacaaaagtgcaatcaatggAAAGACTTGATTTGCACTTTCTAAatgttttaagacttaattgtaccttttgaaatttttaggactcgattgcactttcgtgataagtttttaGAACTTCTAAAgcacttatcccaaaaaaagaacactcTCTTCCAAAAAGCCCCCATCCCTTTCGCCATTAATGTGACTCAATCCCCTCACGTAAGATATATTGTTGAAGCATAAAGAGATGCATCCAGCTGGACCAACCTCATGCTCAAAAAGCCAAATGAACAGGAAAACCGAACCTAAGTCCAGCTCTAAATCATGCTAAAGTATCAAGGTTGAATCAGCTTTGCCTAGAAGTATACTGGTGGAAGTGTATTACGAAAAACCATATTAGTAGTCTCTCGGCAAACAAGCACGGTGACATTTGCATGAGAAATGTGTGCTAACCTATAGCAAACAATGCACGAACTGTGTACAAAAGACTCCGCAGGCATCAATATGTACAGGGTACTCCATTCAAGCACAGATTCACATGAAAGGGGCAATGGCTTCACACTTAAGCATAGAGAGATTatggagaataaatttgtcacccTCCCGACAGGTAGACCCTATGCTTTGAATACAGATGATTTGCTGCAATACTAGAGACAGTATCCAGAAATGCATTGATCGATCATTGAAATagcaagagaaaaatggacaaaaacaGAACATGATAGTTCCTCAACTATCAACTTTAAGGCTGGTCAGCATAGGAAAAATATGAGATAGATCAATTTCTAATGTCTGCTCAACATTTCAGTAAGAACTGCTGCAAAAATTTACCTGAAAATACAATAGATACCAAACTCATTCACATTGAAACAGTGGCAACCAGAGTCTACTGGATAGCAAAATTAGCAGTGGCAAAAAATTCTGGACGTCTCAATTTCAAAACATGCATtgtcacaaaaattcataaactacAAAGTACATTAACCTCTCTACAAATGACCTTTGGTGTAAATACAGGTAAGACAGGCCATATGCATCAGAACTCGCTCAGCAGCACGAACAATGTAAATCTACCTGATAGTCACAAATTTGTTGGTACCATGTTTGGCCCAATGGGTCCTCAGGTCAATTGGGTTAGCAAAATTGTAGCCATCAGTTGCAAGTTTCTCCAGAACCTTCTTAAATGCACCTAGGCTCATTTTCCGCCCAGCTATTCTTGCACCCCGTCGCTTGGTGCTCATCGGCAACGGATACATTGATACCTGTGTGGTACAACACGCCGATTGCCAACCACCACAACCCCAGCGGTAACATTGCTGAGGAGCACCAGTGCACGAGCAGACTGGTATCGGAATACCTGATATATCCATGTCCATGCCATTGATAACAACGTCCATGCTCTTCTTTGGTGGCTTTGCCCGCTGAATCGGAGGGTTTGTATTGTCCTTCGGCTTCCTGCTCTTTTTGGCTTTGGGGGTCTTAGGAATACCATTGCCCTGCCTTTTCTTCAGTTGTGGACTCTCCTTTTTAATCCCCGGGCTTGGCTCTTCAATCCTGCCCATCCTATCATCCCTCAATGAGTCAGGCATCTGTAACATTTGCAGATTATGGGCCCCAGAACTTTCCGGGAGCATAGCATAATTATGATTCGGGGGCAACATGTTGAAAAACTTCTCTCTCTGGTTCATCCAATTGTCCCTCCCGTAATTGTATTGGAGAGGAGCATCCGAAACAATAGAATCCCTAGGATGATAAGCTCCATTGGGAGCTACCAGAATGGTCGGATCACGCCCAGGCAGAAAAGGTTTCGTATCTCGCTCAGGCATGGTTGGCATAAGCTGTAGATTGAGGTGTCCTTTGCAGGATGGTTCATAGTAACCCCAATTTCGCATGTTCAGTGCGTCGTCGTCCATAATAACTATACAATTGCgagaaaacaatgaaaaagtttCATTTTTGCCGCATGTTCAGGGTAAAAGCACAAACCAGACGATGCTCAAGCAAATAATGTAACAGAGAAACACGTAGAAAACCACTAGATTTAACAGGACCCCAGAAAAAAACACATGATTATAAGCAGCAACCTCGGAAAGTCCCAAGAATTTATACACATAGAAGATAGAACTGGTCTTGGGACAAAAAGACGTTCCAATTGCTTGTTACCCATTGAATCAAGCACAAAAAGGAGAACTAGAGACATTGCCAATACAACTATTGAACCTAATCAGACTAACAACTGCCATCTCCGAGCTTAAAATAACACAAAGCTAAGAAAGATTCATTTCACAGGTAACAGAGAGCAAATCTATAATGCCCTACACGTCTCGCGATCAAACAGATCACCAATCAAACCTTTCCCAATCTCTCCTGTCAGAACAACGGAGCTAAAGATGCTTCGATCAAACGCAACAGCAGGAGAGCTAAAAATGCTTCGATCCGCAGGGAATTTTGAATGTTGCAGGAGAGCTAAAAATGCTTCGATCCGCAgggaattttgaaaagattcaaAATCCCCAGCCGGATCCCGTcctctacattttttttttctcgcgaTCTCGCTAGGGCACAAAGAAGCAATAGCTAAAAGGGGGAAAACCCAGAGATCGGAAAATTAAGCATTTTGATGCCAGATCTACACATCCCAATGAAGGAATTAGCGAACCCAGGTGCCCATCTAAGCTCAAACGGGCGCCGCGCATGGACATACATAAGAGGAATAACAGTACAAGGACCCATCTATTGAAAAttatggagagagagtgagggagacagagagagagagagcgcgagagagagaaagaggagagaggagagagaaaacttaCTTGGGTGGGTGTAAACGGCTCTTTAGGGTTTGCCcttctggagagagagagagagagagagagagaggagagaggagagagaaaccaatgagagagagagagacagagaaagagaaagggaaagagaaagagagagaaggtaggagagagaaagaaagctctaaaatttgagagagaaagagaggcagacagagagagacctAAAATTGGTGTATGTATCTATCAAGAAACAATATTTATTTCTATTCTTAAATTAAAGtgaagagaggaaagagaaaagaaaaaaaaaaagaatgagcaaAATCTTAAGGCATATCTACAATGGAGGGCAAGTTGCCCATGTGACAATCTCAAAGGTTTAAACCTTATCCTCCTGTTGCCCGCAGAGGAGCCCACCTCCCCTGTTTCATCGTTTTTCCTCTTTCATAtacaattttataaaaatacaaTTACCTTGTGCAAAGCATACTTTACTTTATATTTAAACCTATGCTTTCCCTATAAATATAATGCAATCTATAGGTGTTGCCGCACCAGCTGATTATTGATTGTAGTTTGTgtcttatttggattttttttttttttggtgttctcgatgttaaaaaaaaataaatagagaaTTTGCCCGTGATGGTAATTATAGAAATGATTGGTAAGTTTTGAGaattgctgatgacaaaaaaaagCCATGGATAGATTATGTAACGTTTAATGAATTACCGAATCCTATGTCACATGTCAATAGGCATGTAGCATCGCTAGTAAAGGGATTGGGGGTGAGGAAGCTAGTATCAGAAATGTGTGGTTCGACTCAGGTAAAAATCAAAGAGTGTAGAGTAAGAAATATGacggacaaaaaaaaacctatgtTAGATCACCAACCGCTATGTGATAATCTCGAAATTTATCACAAGCAAATTACCAATTGTTATCACCATGGAGCTTAACCAACCTTTATAGATTATTACCAACCTTACTTCAATTGAGTTATCAACTTCTCTTCGATGATGTTTTTAACTAGTTTTAAAtcaatgatttttatttgagcTGCGCTTTTATTCAATTGATGTTGAATTGTTAAGTTTTTTTAATAACTTAACCAATTCCGTTGAAGTTATGGACTCCCATATGACATTACCAACTTTACTTTGGGATGAAGTTACAAATCGACTTTCTAGGTATCTCTATTTGAGCCTCTCAACAATGCTTATTAAGTCGTTTTGGAATTGCCAATTATTTCAATGATTTACCCGATTTTTGTGGAAGTTGGTAACTTTCTATGTGGCATGCAAATATTTTTGAGTTACTTATCAACTTTTGATACCACGAGAATAATTTTAGGTGATGGTAATAGTAGGCGACAAACTGACTCGATTTcgtataaaaaaagaattaaggaagacttgattgcacaaatcaAGATTGTTTTAGGGTGTTAAttagaataggaaaaaaatttgaagcctGCTCTTCCAATTGTAAACAACCACCAATCCCAAAAACAATCGCATGTTCCATTTCTTGTATAGATAGAGAAAACGAGGCGTGTTTTGTCTCAACTTTGCATTCTTAATTGCTCCGAGTGTCAATTACGTTCCTCTACCGTACACTCtaaagctccatttattttacgaaaaataaataatttgaaaaatattttcgttaaaaTAATTACTCGTATCGCCTACAAAAATGAATAGACGAAATATAATTACATCAtccgagaaaatatttagacgtaACTTGTtattggtaatgaaaatattttcaccgactaattatttcaaacgattaactttaggaaaatatttttcggatcattcattttccgcgaaacgaAATGGAACCTAAGCATCGGCTTGCGAAGCATCCGATTAGCAACTCTCTCCCAGTCCAAACTCGTCGAAAAGATTAAGGTGCGATCAAGTCGTCTAACTCCCTTGTGTTACAAGATTAAGTACTTGCGTACTTTCTCTCTAGAACACGCCTAAACTTCAGTTTGACACGTTGATATGAATTAGTGATAAAAGTTGTTCAGTATCGCCCATTTTTTCTGATCAAGTCACCGGAATTAAGTCGAGCTCTTTATGTATGAAAGTCCCTCCGCCTTCAACTCATGTTAATTGGATTTGGCAAGAATCTGACGAAAAGCTCAGAGTGTCGTGTTCGCGTTGAGAAATCTCATTGTTTACGGTCTAGTCACGGGGCTTCATCTCCAAAAGTTTTAGTCCTGCGCATTCGATGATAGTCGACTTCATTGATCCCAAACGAGGGAGAGCAGAGATGAGACCTGTACTCCCATGAGTGCTCTTCTTTGCCAATGAAGCTGGAGATGGACAAATAACTTTCATGTCACCCACCAACGCAAGTATATCTTCTGTAATTGACGAATGACACAGCAATAACAAATAAGGCGAGGAACGAGAAGTTGGGTGCAAACGGGCGAAACTAAGACGCTCTATAGGAGAAGATGGATCCCAACTCGAAGGAGCTCCGGAAGGTATGACATGCAGGCGCTTGCCGAGATTCAATCGATTATCTCGTTCTGGGGGTTCGCAAAATCGGCGAGAGCGTCCTACGCGACAGAAGCCCAGAGCTCTAAAACAAACTCTTCCGTACTTGGAAGCTCACTTTGATCTGAGCAGTGCGGCTGATCTACCATTTGAGATACGAACTAGTAGCCTATCAGTTGGTCGATACACACCAGAGTCCCTGGAATGTGCGGGCCACGATTGAGGACTGCCGAAGAAGCTTAGCCCAGTTCAATTTCATTCAAGCGGCCCGCTGTCTGTAAGAGACTAATCAACTAGCCGACTGACTGGCCAAAGCCCAACGTAAACAGgccctttctttttgttggttGTCTAAACCCCCCCGGCCtctatgtgattttttttatttttcgaagcTTAGCACCTATGTTTTAATAGTGGTATTTAATGAATGAAGCAGGTTTTTCgaccccccccacccccctcctcccaaaaaaaaaaaaaaaattgggcggTTAGATTGTTGGCCCACCtaggcccaaaagggtaaatgAGAGAGCTTGGGCAACATTCTTACACGAGAAAGCTCCGCTTGCCCAACTTGCCCCTCTGCCCGGCCCATTCAGGCTCGAACTTTTCTATGTGAGTTTTACGCTACGAGCTGGCATCGATTACACATTAGGCCCACCTTCGGACTCGGCCCGATTCGATCCCACCGAATGCTCGCCTCTGATGTAATGTAAGTATAACCGAATCAACATTCCGCGGTGACTTTAGCCACACGGCCAACAGCAACCTGGGCAAAGAAATGTCCTAAAGCCTAAAGCCACATCTCTCCTCCTAAATAGTTGCAGACCCCATGAGGCCCACTCGTTCCATTTCCATCAGCAGCATTCAGTGCCGAGGCTCGTACGTTGGACAGGTCTTACGCACTTGGGGCATATTTGTCTCTGACAAAAAAAGGCCCAAAAGACCGCCCATATTTCCCCCCCAAATCCTCCTTGGTACCCAACTTATCCTTCTAATTCCTGGCACTGTTCTGCACCACTCTCTCACAtttctgtctttctttttcctctttatttcGTTCTTGTCTATAATATCTTCTTcactctttaattttttttccaattctttcGATTCACCTGTTTCATTCAAACTTTGCATTATGAGGCAATAGGCAGAGGCCATATGCACGTTTTGCTTTTCAGAACCTCTGACATTACCCACCAGACAAATTTTGTCAGCTCCACCTctcctctgtctctgtctctgtctctgtctctctctcggaCTCGACCCCACAAACAAATTCCTCAGCAAAAACATGTTATAACATTTAAATAATATCTCGTCCATCCTATTacagtttaaatttttagaacagctGACATACGATAATCCAATAAAAGCTTATATGATATTAGAGTATAAAATCAGTTCAAATCCTTTTAGGCCTCGTTTGCGTTCCCAACATGAGGTCAGCTCAAATCTTTCAGGCCCCGTTTGCGTTTCCAATTAAATATGTTCACGTCGGGCAAAATctcacaaaattcaaaataataataataataaaaagcagAACGAAGAAAACAAACAATGGAAATTCTAGACAAACGGACAAAGTCTAACGagaaaaaatgccccaaagaaAGCGAGTGCAAGAGACTGGGGGTTGCGTCTTTGCAAAGGTTTCTGGGTCCTACTCTTGGGAGATGATGGTCATCGTTTTGCTGGATGCTGTGTCGTTGTTACTCGTGTGAAGTGGCCAAGTTGTGGCTCACGAGCTTGCCAGTGCAATGGTGCAACCGCAGGGGCCATTGGTTTGGCTCTTCCCACCATGGAATAATGGGGAGGTTCATCATCCAGGTTGATTTCACCGATCACGTCAATCTTCTTTCTAGCCACCCACAAATATCACGACAAGCCCTCGTGATGGCCTCGAGGAGGGTTATCATCTATGAGATTCGTATTCGTGATCCACACTCTTTATAAATGTGGTGCGATGCTCACCTCGCAATCTGTCAAAGTTGTTCAAATGAAGTTCATACCGAAACCGAATTCAGAGAATTGATTTCATCACTTTTCTTGAGATGAAGATTTAAACCATGTACACCCTCATGTCATCTAAGAGAACCTAAAAAATTGCGAGTCAACATAAAGATTTTAGATGCTTTTACAAACTTTTGAAACTCCCTTTTATGTCTTTCAAGTTAAAACTTCCAAAGTAAAGGAGAAAGTCTCCGGTAGTTAATATTAGAGTAAAATGATTAGGGAAAATaccaaataagggcccgaaatgtcctcgttttttcaaataagtgccTAAAGTAGCACgacagtttcaaataagagcgtGAAGTAGTCATGGCTGTTTTGAATAAGGGCTTGACCTCGCTGATTAATCGCCTAAATATTCCAGCTTGTCAAGgttattttcatcaaaatacaatttttaccaaatttttaattaaactataattaaaaataaaatgttaaaagtaaaaaaaaaaaaaaaaaaggaaatacaagAGAGAGGACAACCCTCTCGCCCGTAGCCGCCACCCCACCGGCCATGGTTGGTAGGGTTTTAGGCACCTCAGGAAGAAGTGGCGACCCCGATGGCCATtgttataatttctttttttacttttacttttttatttttaaaaacagaaaaagggaaaaaactttaaaaataaaaaattaaagtttaaaGGACGAAAATTCTCTTGACCAACCCGTGAATCGGGCCTTTTTATAGAATGATATGATCACTTCAAGTGCTTCTTTAAAACAGTGTtcacttcaaatctttatttaagaaaatgatagcaCTTCGAATACTTTAcatcagatttttatttgaaaaataataatatttcaagCCCACgtttgaaattttatcaaagATTTAGGATCTAACGCTGCTAGTCAAATTCGCAAAACCCTAGAAGGCACTTGCCTTCGAGTCACATATGTCATATCACATTTATGACATCATGGTCGAGCCTTGGTCGGTGGCTTTTGTCTAGCAAATTGCCCCAGCACAGGTAACGTGTACTTCTCTAGTTCTCAATATTCAGAATTGAAGGGTGCCGAAGGAGAAGTTCTGCCGTTTAACATGGAGGGGTAAGCTTTGAAGGGTCGCTCTGGTCGGGGCCTCCACTCGACACAAGGCATCATCAAAATCAATGGATGCCGCAGCTTCATGGGCATTTTATGTCTCATTTGCGCACATATGATCCCTTGCTCCATTCGAGTCCGAAACCACTGATGATATTTGTTGAACATATCTCACATCGCTCCATAATGAGGTTTGTATGCTTATTATATATATGCAACTTCTCTCCACTCattagttaaaaaaatttttatttacacATTTTAACATAATTAGAGTAGGATTCAGTCCATTTCACTCGGGCATTCACCCCCTACCCTTCCCCCAAGTTAGTTAAAATCTATGTGACACTCCCGATCTGATTTGCACATTAAGGATGGTATTTCCTATCGTCTGTGACAATTGAATTTTTATGTTCTTCATATACGTATGGCCTTTCTTTACATATCAATTTTAAGTTTTGGAGTCGTATTTTCAAGTAAACATTCGATATTGGTGGTTTTGGAACTTTAGAAAGTAGAAGGGCACGGAGTGGAACTCTTCTTATTTTTAAAAGCCGTGTCCGTGGggagtagatttttttttttttttctggtcgaagTGGGGAGTGGACTTGGAATAAGCAAGAATACCAGTTGTCCCTTTATCCACATGGAATGCCAGAAgacttgaacttttttttctatctaTGTTTAAAAAAGGTGGTGGATAGTTAGACTTTATCCCAAAGTCAAGCATCATAGAAGAGCAAATGGTGACACCTTTagatataaaataataatttaccTAGATTTGGAATCCTAAACACTTGGGGAAGATGATGGCTGGTGATGCCACCTTCACGTGCCACAGAAACCACGTCTCAATAATTTATTACTCCATCCATTCTTTCCAACTCATTACCAAAATggaatcctctctctctctctctcacacacacacacatcaagAATCTTAACCCCAAGAAGTACCTTCCATACTAGTGAATTCATTGGGTTGTCATTTATTGTACTTTGGAAAAATTACATAGACGATATCTAAATTTCgattcaatatgtaatgtcgttcttgaatttttaatttgttcaattttaatacatgacCCTTTTGTATATGTTCAATATAATATATAAATCTGATAattcatggattaaattgaacccATGTATATAAATAATCCATGGACTAGATTGAAATTTGtcctaaagttcggggaccacgtTGAACGGTTCttgaatcatattgaacaaattaaaaattcatcaaCGACGTTGTACAAAGGATCAAAATTCAGAGACTATATGTATAATTATCTCATGATGCGATTGCCAAGGTATAAAGCAACTGTTGCTCTGGTTGGGAAACTTGATACTGTGCAAATTACAAGCCCCAAACACGGAATTGTCTGTAAGGggacaattttgtaattttctcgttAATAGGAGCTTGGGACCAGCGAATGAGAAAGGAGAGGGCACAAATTGGAAAATGACTGCCAACCTTCCTTTCACCCATCTTTTCATCGTTGGGTTTCCAATCCAACCCCTAAGGTACCCCAAGCCAAGTTCTCCCCTGGTGGCCTATTCCGATTGTTTCATCTCGATTCAACTGAAAGAATTTAAGAACGCAAAGCTAATGTCAAAGGAGATGGCTAAATGGATTAAGCGCTTAATTTGAATTTCCATGATTCCTGGGTTCGAATCAAGACATCTTCAAATTACAGTAATCTTCGGGGGCAATGTCCATCATCCTACgattggagttttacaagataGATGGGGAAAAGGCGATTTATCCACCCCAACGTAAATTACTTGAGCCGAATTGCTCGGATACtcttgtaaaaataaaatacgaTACTTCTCACAAATGAGAATTGCCTTTGATGCTTCCATCCATCTTTTAAAAAAGCTACTTTCGGAACATTAATAAAAAAGCATTGGTTAGCTCCATCAT includes these proteins:
- the LOC115740064 gene encoding protein BASIC PENTACYSTEINE2-like, which encodes MDDDALNMRNWGYYEPSCKGHLNLQLMPTMPERDTKPFLPGRDPTILVAPNGAYHPRDSIVSDAPLQYNYGRDNWMNQREKFFNMLPPNHNYAMLPESSGAHNLQMLQMPDSLRDDRMGRIEEPSPGIKKESPQLKKRQGNGIPKTPKAKKSRKPKDNTNPPIQRAKPPKKSMDVVINGMDMDISGIPIPVCSCTGAPQQCYRWGCGGWQSACCTTQVSMYPLPMSTKRRGARIAGRKMSLGAFKKVLEKLATDGYNFANPIDLRTHWAKHGTNKFVTIR